One genomic window of Nicotiana sylvestris chromosome 10, ASM39365v2, whole genome shotgun sequence includes the following:
- the LOC104246408 gene encoding protein MODIFYING WALL LIGNIN-1-like — protein sequence MEKHQVIFPLIVFFGFISFSLCIAAEFKKSKKKDLRLDGKYCYFLGSAAFGLGIAALTCLFIAQFIGNLLICRKLFSRDKTENSSKVENKSIIAGLFLALSWISFGIAVILIGASTSMSRNQHFGEGWLDGECYIVKDGVYTGSAVLVLVTLSSTLGSAIMRIRKRNQVEQDRKVLQQVLQ from the exons ATGGAAAAACACCAAGTCATATTTCCGTTGATTGTCTTCTTTGGTTTTATCTCCTTCTCTCTTTGCATAGCTGCTGAATTCAAGAAATCAAAG AAGAAAGATCTGAGACTAGATGGGAAATACTGTTACTTCCTAGGAAGCGCGGCGTTCGGATTGGGAATTGCAGCTTTAACATGTTTATTCATTGCTCAATTCATTGGAAACTTGCTAATATGTAGAAAGTTATTCTCAAGGGATAAAACTGAAAACAGTTCCAAGGTTGAGAACAAGTCCATCATTGCTGGCCTCTTTTTGGCACTTTCTTG GATCAGCTTTGGGATTGCTGTAATTTTAATAGGGGCATCCACAAGCATGAGCAGAAATCAGCACTTTGGTGAAGGATGGTTAGATGGAGAATGCTACATAGTCAAAGATGGTGTCTACACTGGCTCAGCAGTTTTGGTATTGGTCACTTTGAGTTCAACCCTTGGTTCAGCCATCATGAGAATAAGGAAGAGAAATCAAGTGGAACAAGATAGGAAAGTGCTTCAGCAAGTACTTCAATAG
- the LOC104246406 gene encoding uncharacterized protein, which translates to MHKTLSSQSSDTMKIPTTRGLATNSAAPFLSRISTSTSALKWVPQYQPCWVEFRVSLSNGSARCTNSSVHASSPAIQPDFDSNILHIPKAKLQLVEETVEKVIYSSRFFAILAVWGSLIGSFLCFIKGCSYVISSFQEYFAIRAKVILFLVEAIDIYLLGTVMLVFGMGLYELFISNLDKSKSMSEERTPYRSNLFGIFTLKERPKWLEIKTVSGLKTKVGHVIVMLLLIGFFEKSKKAVIHTPLDLLCFSISVLLCSGCLFLLSRLTEEN; encoded by the exons ATGCACAAAACTTTAAGCTCTCAGTCTTCAGACACCATGAAAATACCAACCACTAGAGGCTTAGCTACAAACTCTGCAGCTCCATTCTTGAGCAGAATCTCAACATCAACTTCAGCACTTAAATGGGTTCCTCAATATCAGCCTTGTTGGGTCGAATTTCGGGTTTCTTTATCAAACGGGTCAGCTCGTTGCACTAATTCATCAGTTCATGCGTCATCCCCTGCTATTCAGCCGGACTTCGATTCAAACATACTGCATATTCCAAAAGCAAAATTACAACTTGTAGAGGAAACTGTAGAGAAG GTTATATACAGCAGTCGGTTTTTTGCTATTCTTGCAGTCTGGGGTTCATTGATTGGCTCATTTCTCTGTTTTATTaag GGCTGCAGTTATGTAATATCATCATTCCAAGAATACTTTGCAATCCGAGCAAAAGTCATATTGTTTCTTGTTGAGGCTATAG ATATATATCTCTTAGGGACAGTGATGTTAGTCTTTGGCATGGGTCTCTATGAACTCTTCATCAGCAACCTTGACAAGTCAAAATCAATGTCAGAGGAAAGAACTCCATATAGATCAAATCTATTCGGGATATTCACTCTAAAG GAACGGCCAAAATGGTTGGAGATAAAAACTGTTAGTGGGTTGAAGACCAAAGTTGGTCATGTAATCGTGATGCTTCTTCTCATTGGTTTCTTCGAGAAGAGTAAGAAGGCTGTCATACACACACCATTAGATCTGCTTTGCTTCTCAATTTCAGTGTTGCTTTGCTCTGGCTGCCTATTTCTGCTTTCGAGACTCACCGAGGAGAATTGA